Proteins encoded within one genomic window of Brevinema andersonii:
- a CDS encoding MATE family efflux transporter, with the protein MGTKRILIGSAFYSASNMLGAGLNMLYQFALMIFLSSEDYGIIQPLLQFIGLLILPIMAYQYALTKHFSVLPKNDLSFESILTVRNVFFYMIFVTVLWIFLVPIFQNVFHVKDRMIFYLLLVSLLLHFPQAPFISMLQAEKRFIAAGIAQALQGIVRITLGLVCVWLMPNIVGAMMGILISNIVFVMGNTIPYRESFFISVPKSYKKHLFSWKSLFVSLGSVGLFSLLIYSDTVLVRSLLPEQSALFASSNLLGKGMIFLTTGVSFVILPIMSSKFEDAHKSLWLGFACLLSLIGAYILFFYFTAPFLAGILFKKDPNILEGFQILMPQYNLVFLPYPLIYYFLNYYLIKESMFYPCILGIGIIGLYIGLFFMHDTLLAVNLVIGVIGYGMLGVVILHALLTKSKPELINMLESLDVLDIEN; encoded by the coding sequence GTGGGAACAAAACGAATATTAATCGGTTCTGCATTTTATTCAGCAAGCAACATGCTAGGTGCTGGATTAAATATGCTTTACCAGTTTGCATTAATGATTTTCCTTTCTTCGGAAGATTATGGTATAATTCAGCCGCTTTTGCAATTTATTGGGTTGCTTATACTTCCTATTATGGCATATCAATATGCTTTAACAAAACATTTTTCGGTATTACCGAAAAATGATCTGTCTTTTGAATCAATATTAACAGTACGTAATGTGTTTTTTTATATGATTTTTGTGACGGTACTATGGATTTTTTTAGTACCGATTTTTCAGAATGTTTTTCATGTTAAAGACCGGATGATTTTTTATTTATTGTTAGTATCACTGCTCCTTCATTTTCCTCAAGCTCCTTTTATCAGTATGCTTCAAGCTGAAAAACGGTTTATTGCTGCTGGTATTGCGCAGGCTTTACAAGGCATCGTTCGTATAACATTGGGCTTGGTATGTGTGTGGCTTATGCCTAATATTGTCGGAGCGATGATGGGGATTCTTATCAGTAATATTGTATTTGTTATGGGTAATACTATTCCTTATCGAGAGTCATTTTTTATTTCTGTTCCAAAATCTTATAAGAAGCATCTGTTTTCTTGGAAATCGTTATTTGTTTCTTTAGGTTCTGTTGGTTTATTTTCTCTACTTATCTATTCGGATACTGTGTTGGTCCGATCTTTATTGCCAGAACAATCAGCACTTTTTGCCAGTTCTAATCTTTTAGGAAAGGGAATGATTTTTTTAACTACAGGAGTTTCGTTTGTTATTCTTCCTATAATGTCTTCTAAATTTGAAGATGCTCATAAATCTCTATGGTTGGGGTTTGCATGCTTATTGAGTTTAATCGGAGCATATATTTTATTTTTTTATTTTACAGCACCATTTTTAGCTGGTATTTTGTTCAAAAAAGATCCTAATATTTTAGAAGGATTTCAAATATTAATGCCTCAATATAATCTTGTATTTTTGCCCTATCCTTTGATTTATTATTTTCTTAATTATTACTTGATTAAAGAGAGTATGTTTTATCCCTGTATTTTAGGAATTGGAATTATAGGATTATATATAGGGTTATTTTTCATGCACGATACTCTATTAGCTGTCAATTTGGTAATAGGGGTGATTGGTTATGGTATGTTGGGTGTGGTGATTTTGCATGCTTTGCTAACTAAATCTAAGCCGGAACTAATTAATATGCTTGAATCTTTAGATGTATTAGATATAGAAAATTAG